A part of Roseitalea porphyridii genomic DNA contains:
- the rpsI gene encoding 30S ribosomal protein S9: protein MADLNSLEELGNLATGEGQPAAAPEAPVHVQKLDEHGRAYATGKRKDAVARVWLKPGTGKMTINDKDMEAYFGRPVLQMILRQPVIAANRDGQYDVVATVKGGGLSGQAGAVRHGISRALTHYEPELRPVLKKGGFLTRDSRVVERKKYGRAKARRSFQFSKR, encoded by the coding sequence ATGGCTGATCTAAACTCCCTTGAAGAACTGGGCAACCTGGCGACCGGCGAAGGTCAGCCGGCTGCCGCGCCCGAAGCCCCGGTGCATGTCCAGAAGCTGGACGAACATGGCCGCGCCTATGCCACCGGCAAGCGCAAGGACGCCGTCGCCCGCGTCTGGCTGAAGCCGGGCACCGGCAAGATGACGATCAACGACAAGGACATGGAGGCCTATTTCGGCCGTCCGGTCCTGCAGATGATCCTCAGGCAGCCGGTGATCGCCGCAAACCGCGACGGACAGTACGACGTCGTCGCCACCGTCAAGGGCGGCGGGCTCTCCGGTCAGGCGGGCGCCGTGCGCCACGGCATTTCCCGCGCCCTGACCCACTACGAGCCCGAGCTTCGCCCGGTGCTCAAGAAGGGCGGCTTCCTGACCCGCGACAGCCGCGTGGTCGAGCGCAAGAAGT
- the rplM gene encoding 50S ribosomal protein L13 yields the protein MRTFSQKPADVQKKWVMIDADGLVVGRLATIVASRLRGKHKPTFTPHVDDGDNVIVINADKVVFTGNKRWEKKYYWHTGHPGGIKERSAEQLLDGRFPERVVEKAVERMIPRGPLGRRQMKNLRVYAGTDHPHEAQKPEMLDVAALNRKNKKARI from the coding sequence ATGCGGACCTTTTCGCAGAAACCTGCCGATGTGCAGAAGAAATGGGTGATGATCGACGCAGACGGCCTCGTCGTGGGCCGCCTTGCCACGATCGTCGCCTCGCGCCTGCGCGGCAAGCACAAGCCGACCTTCACGCCGCACGTCGATGATGGCGACAACGTCATCGTCATCAACGCCGACAAGGTGGTCTTCACCGGCAACAAGCGCTGGGAGAAGAAGTACTACTGGCACACCGGCCACCCCGGCGGCATCAAGGAGCGCTCGGCCGAGCAGCTTCTGGACGGCCGCTTCCCCGAGCGCGTGGTGGAAAAGGCCGTCGAGCGCATGATCCCGCGCGGTCCGCTCGGCCGGCGCCAGATGAAGAATTTGCGCGTCTATGCCGGCACCGACCATCCTCACGAAGCGCAGAAGCCGGAGATGCTCGATGTCGCCGCGCTCAACCGCAAGAACAAGAAGGCCCGTATCTGA
- a CDS encoding PaaI family thioesterase, producing the protein MEASDIEAFIDAHFPQVHMDGRVLSVRSVQPGAVSVRLEPNDRHLRPGGTISGPTLFTISDLAAYYVILAHIGPVALVVTTNLNINFVHRAAPGPLTCEASLLKLGKRLAVAEVSVRDEDGTLVSHATATYSIPPRKPHTVK; encoded by the coding sequence ATGGAGGCAAGCGACATCGAGGCGTTCATCGACGCGCACTTTCCTCAGGTCCACATGGACGGGCGGGTGCTCTCGGTCCGCTCGGTGCAGCCGGGCGCGGTGAGCGTGCGGCTCGAGCCGAACGACCGGCATCTCAGGCCCGGCGGGACGATTTCCGGCCCTACCCTGTTCACCATCTCCGATCTTGCCGCCTACTACGTCATCCTTGCCCATATCGGCCCGGTCGCGCTCGTGGTGACGACGAACCTGAACATCAATTTCGTCCACCGGGCCGCGCCCGGGCCGCTGACCTGCGAAGCCAGTCTTCTGAAGCTCGGCAAGCGGCTGGCGGTGGCCGAGGTCTCGGTTCGCGACGAGGACGGCACGCTCGTCTCCCACGCCACGGCCACCTATTCGATCCCGCCACGCAAGCCTCATACGGTAAAATAA
- a CDS encoding enoyl-CoA hydratase: MAGTVTELRQPEPEGLVLARNEGAIARLTLNSPPANALSIAMMETLLSALVEAGSDPSVRVIVIRSEGRVFSAGHDLKELTAHRADPDRGAAFFAWTFALCADLMTAIVRHPKPVIAEIDGLATAAGCQLVASCDLAICTDSSGFCTPGVNIGLFCSTPMVALSRNVQRKQAMEMLLTGETIDASTAREFGLVNRIVPREYLNQVVTKYAQTIADKSSMVVRTGKEAFYRQAEMDLDEAYAYTAEVMVENMLARDAEEGITAFLQKRKAQWTKEQ; this comes from the coding sequence ATGGCGGGAACGGTCACCGAACTCAGACAGCCCGAACCGGAGGGGCTCGTGCTGGCCCGCAATGAGGGCGCGATCGCGCGCCTGACGCTCAACAGCCCACCCGCCAACGCCCTTTCGATCGCGATGATGGAGACGCTGCTGTCAGCGCTGGTCGAGGCCGGGAGCGATCCGTCCGTGCGCGTGATCGTGATCCGGTCGGAGGGGCGCGTCTTTTCGGCCGGGCACGATCTGAAGGAACTGACCGCCCATCGCGCCGATCCCGACCGTGGCGCCGCCTTCTTCGCGTGGACGTTTGCGCTGTGCGCCGACCTGATGACCGCGATCGTCCGCCATCCCAAGCCGGTGATTGCCGAGATCGACGGTCTGGCGACCGCCGCCGGCTGCCAGCTCGTGGCCAGTTGTGACCTGGCGATCTGCACGGACAGCTCCGGCTTCTGCACGCCGGGCGTCAACATCGGCCTGTTCTGCTCGACGCCAATGGTCGCGCTGTCGCGCAACGTCCAACGCAAGCAGGCCATGGAGATGCTGCTGACCGGCGAGACGATCGATGCGTCGACGGCCAGGGAGTTCGGTCTCGTCAACCGCATCGTGCCGCGCGAATATCTGAATCAGGTTGTCACGAAATACGCCCAAACCATTGCCGACAAGTCGTCCATGGTTGTCCGGACGGGCAAGGAGGCGTTCTACCGGCAGGCCGAGATGGATCTCGACGAGGCCTATGCCTACACGGCCGAGGTGATGGTCGAGAACATGCTGGCGCGCGATGCCGAGGAAGGCATCACCGCGTTCCTGCAGAAGCGCAAGGCGCAATGGACGAAAGAGCAATGA